A stretch of Nonomuraea africana DNA encodes these proteins:
- a CDS encoding acetoacetate decarboxylase family protein has translation MASHLIQGRTITMPVRVTDATVCSATYAVSADAARAVIAYSGLDVAEVLPGRAVCTLVFVEYRDSDLDSYHEFGVTFLVRPPGSPRPRASGPATLRNAGAFVHWLPVDQGFTLEAGRTLWGFPKELADIELRLSSPYKRCILRKDGRLVVDMLVKPGMPVGGAAAATPLTAYTHLDGVTRRVPAKMWARGMRVRPGGALIRLGNHPVAKELSELGLPKRALMSTSLRASMTFGAAEVV, from the coding sequence ATGGCTTCGCATCTGATCCAAGGCCGGACGATCACCATGCCCGTGCGGGTGACCGACGCCACCGTCTGCAGCGCCACGTATGCCGTCAGCGCGGACGCCGCCCGCGCGGTGATCGCCTACTCGGGCCTCGACGTGGCCGAGGTCCTGCCCGGCAGGGCCGTCTGCACGCTGGTGTTCGTCGAGTACCGTGACAGCGATCTCGATTCCTACCACGAGTTCGGTGTCACCTTCCTGGTCAGGCCGCCGGGCAGTCCCCGCCCGCGGGCCTCAGGGCCGGCCACGCTGAGGAACGCGGGCGCGTTCGTGCACTGGCTGCCGGTGGACCAGGGTTTCACGCTGGAGGCGGGGCGCACGCTCTGGGGCTTCCCCAAGGAGCTGGCCGACATCGAGCTGCGGCTGTCGTCGCCGTACAAGCGCTGCATCCTGCGCAAGGACGGCCGGCTGGTGGTGGACATGCTCGTCAAGCCAGGGATGCCGGTGGGCGGCGCGGCGGCGGCGACCCCGCTGACCGCCTACACCCATCTGGATGGCGTCACCAGGCGTGTCCCCGCCAAGATGTGGGCGCGCGGAATGCGGGTGCGCCCGGGAGGGGCGCTGATTCGCCTGGGCAACCATCCGGTCGCCAAGGAGCTCAGCGAGCTGGGCCTGCCCA
- a CDS encoding RNA polymerase sigma factor: protein MYREHWPLVCGYLLRRTRDPHLAEDLAQETFVKATRAFLGHRGGSPAAWLLAIARNVLIDHVRRRRTELPLPDPDELGVPAMDVAGLDVRDALARLPPQHRELLTLVYYEGFSLVEVAAMTGRSPSSVKTAAWRARKAFAEMYGSSI from the coding sequence TTGTATCGCGAGCACTGGCCGCTCGTGTGCGGCTATCTCCTGCGCCGCACCCGCGATCCCCACCTGGCCGAGGACCTCGCCCAGGAGACGTTCGTCAAGGCCACCAGGGCGTTTCTCGGCCACCGCGGCGGCAGCCCCGCCGCCTGGCTGCTGGCGATCGCCAGGAACGTCCTCATCGACCACGTACGGCGCCGCCGTACGGAGCTGCCCCTGCCCGACCCCGACGAGCTGGGCGTGCCCGCGATGGACGTGGCGGGCCTCGACGTCAGGGACGCGCTCGCGCGGCTGCCCCCTCAGCACCGAGAGCTCCTCACGCTCGTCTACTACGAAGGGTTCTCCCTCGTGGAGGTGGCCGCGATGACCGGCCGCTCGCCCTCCTCCGTCAAGACCGCCGCCTGGCGGGCCCGCAAGGCCTTCGCCGAGATGTACGGGAGCAGCATTTGA
- a CDS encoding glycosyltransferase — protein MRVCVATTLHHPEDARIMHRQIRALLDAGHEVTYVAPFTHFNVTPIPPITAIDVRKGGRARTALRRGVKDADLLILHEAELLLALPFRHPPVVLDVRDEARGALGRRLVARAERLHRVLEPAAAEATQVADAPLPAGDTRVVHIGRLTTAKGVNELVELARRLVPYGIRLDLIGAADREVRPILRDAQRVGLLDWFGYVPNRHALRMAEGALAGVCLWREPSSRPPTKVLDYMGRGVPVVTTPAAAALVEEAGCGSVVPYGDVEATLGAVLDLREDPVRRAALAAKGHSLARLRHHWPDQAASFTARLETWAGVAHELAV, from the coding sequence ATGCGCGTTTGCGTCGCAACAACCCTCCATCATCCCGAGGACGCCCGGATCATGCACCGGCAGATCAGGGCGCTGCTCGACGCGGGCCACGAGGTGACCTACGTCGCTCCTTTCACCCACTTCAACGTGACACCCATTCCGCCGATCACCGCGATCGACGTTCGCAAGGGCGGCAGGGCGCGGACGGCGCTGCGCCGCGGCGTCAAGGACGCCGACCTGCTGATCCTGCACGAGGCCGAGCTGCTGCTCGCCCTCCCGTTCCGGCACCCGCCCGTCGTGCTCGACGTGCGCGACGAGGCCAGGGGCGCGCTCGGCCGCAGGCTCGTGGCCAGGGCCGAACGGCTGCACCGCGTCCTCGAGCCCGCTGCGGCCGAGGCCACCCAGGTCGCCGACGCCCCGCTGCCCGCGGGCGACACCCGTGTCGTGCACATCGGCAGGCTGACGACCGCCAAGGGCGTCAACGAGCTGGTCGAGCTGGCGCGGCGGCTGGTGCCGTACGGGATCAGGCTCGATCTGATCGGCGCGGCCGACAGGGAGGTCAGGCCGATCCTGCGGGACGCCCAGCGGGTGGGGCTGCTCGACTGGTTCGGTTACGTCCCCAACAGGCACGCCCTGCGCATGGCCGAGGGCGCGCTGGCGGGGGTGTGCCTGTGGCGGGAGCCGTCGTCCAGGCCACCCACCAAGGTCCTCGACTACATGGGGCGGGGGGTGCCCGTCGTCACCACCCCTGCCGCCGCCGCGCTGGTGGAGGAGGCGGGGTGCGGGTCCGTCGTGCCGTACGGGGACGTGGAGGCGACTCTGGGCGCCGTCCTGGATCTCAGGGAGGACCCGGTACGGCGGGCGGCGCTGGCCGCCAAGGGCCACTCACTCGCCCGCCTGCGCCACCACTGGCCCGACCAGGCCGCCTCGTTCACCGCGCGCCTGGAGACGTGGGCGGGGGTAGCCCACGAACTGGCCGTCTGA
- a CDS encoding acyltransferase family protein: protein MSDTRSSFPVSAPRSNGAHGAAPEAPPAETERVNTPWPQAAPPPQGWGQQAQDASFWGTAATEDRSDDRPEPELDEEPKAAPRRREPYLDNVKFLLIALVVVGHSLVPTLNADSSKALYIFIYTFHMPLFVIVSGYLSRNFWNSNAKTNKLVDTFVVPYVIVEVGYAALRFSLGQKWSLTIIDPAWLNWYLLALLFWRLSTPVWKRMKQPIPVAIAIYLFAGFSQISGDFSMDRFFGLLPFFVIGLVMQPEHFEMLNRTWVKILAGVTLAGAAGVAVYLGLGKWSLKPFYFKHSFQDMDLSWYMGLGLKMALLIASLAMCFAFLALVPRGETWYTDLGTRTLYAYLLHGIPVLIAKEQGWLDLPWLHGPLGVLAISASCFALAIVLCLPETRTVFKWVLEPRLTWLYRRPSGS, encoded by the coding sequence GTGAGTGACACCCGATCGTCCTTCCCGGTCTCGGCCCCCAGGAGCAACGGCGCCCATGGCGCCGCCCCTGAAGCGCCACCTGCCGAGACGGAGAGGGTGAACACCCCGTGGCCGCAGGCCGCCCCGCCCCCGCAGGGGTGGGGACAGCAGGCGCAGGACGCCTCCTTCTGGGGCACGGCGGCCACCGAGGACCGCTCCGACGACCGCCCCGAGCCCGAACTCGACGAAGAGCCCAAAGCCGCGCCGCGCAGGCGCGAGCCGTACCTCGACAACGTCAAGTTCCTGCTGATCGCGCTCGTGGTCGTGGGGCACTCGCTGGTCCCCACGCTCAACGCCGACTCCTCCAAAGCGCTCTACATCTTCATCTACACCTTCCACATGCCGCTGTTCGTCATCGTGAGCGGCTACCTGTCCAGGAACTTCTGGAACTCCAACGCCAAGACGAACAAGCTCGTCGACACCTTCGTCGTGCCGTACGTGATCGTGGAGGTCGGCTACGCCGCGCTGCGCTTCTCCCTCGGGCAGAAGTGGAGCCTCACGATCATCGACCCGGCGTGGCTCAACTGGTATCTGCTCGCCCTGCTGTTCTGGCGGCTGTCCACCCCGGTGTGGAAGCGGATGAAGCAGCCCATCCCCGTGGCGATCGCCATCTACCTGTTCGCCGGGTTCTCGCAGATCTCCGGCGACTTCAGCATGGACCGCTTCTTCGGCCTGCTGCCGTTCTTCGTGATCGGCCTGGTCATGCAGCCCGAGCACTTCGAGATGCTCAACCGCACCTGGGTGAAGATCCTCGCGGGCGTGACGCTGGCGGGGGCGGCGGGCGTGGCGGTCTATCTCGGCCTGGGCAAGTGGTCGCTCAAGCCCTTCTACTTCAAGCACAGCTTCCAGGACATGGACCTGTCCTGGTACATGGGCCTCGGGCTGAAGATGGCGCTGCTGATCGCCTCGCTGGCGATGTGCTTCGCCTTCCTGGCGCTGGTGCCGCGCGGCGAGACCTGGTACACCGACCTCGGCACCCGCACCCTCTACGCCTACCTCCTTCACGGCATCCCCGTCCTGATCGCCAAGGAGCAGGGCTGGCTCGACCTGCCCTGGCTGCACGGCCCGCTGGGCGTGCTGGCGATCAGCGCCAGCTGCTTCGCCCTGGCGATCGTGCTGTGCCTGCCCGAGACCCGCACGGTCTTCAAGTGGGTGCTCGAACCGCGCCTGACCTGGCTCTACCGGCGTCCTTCGGGAAGTTAA
- a CDS encoding LCP family protein — MSNHRSADVQDRLVAPATPGYRSSRRAGASPPPPPPPEEPRGRRSGDGGRRKLSGLAWTSIALTGLMVAGSLTGYTIYRSALAGFGQNDPDTKIRNPRPANITGALNVLIVGSDTRHGEGNARYGQAAARIDSGKRTDTMILMHISPTRDKAQLISFPRDSMVQIPQCEAEKSKTVLPATRDMINSAYNRGGIACTITTIETLTNIRIDHNVEVDFNGFKAIVDELHGIEVCLNSPVDDKKAKLKLPRGRSTLNGEQALGYVRLRAYGNHSDLERIKRQQLFASQVVKKITTGGVLSNPPKLIGLIQAASSSVTMDKKLANDPNKLLEIAQSARSLTASKVQFYTVPVLPDPTDPNRVIWDPVRAPKLFEAIRNDTALPEPTPTAKKFVPKVEQVKVQVINGTTTQGKAGEVAQQLTELGFNVVGTGNALTPEGTSQPKTQLLYGKRDTTGPDYAGVLASKLSGTKRPSTKGKVKVTNPAAFTGSGTTQTVADKGADKTPVIQLLIGDDFTGVRTEIPESIKETGISADTKNICA, encoded by the coding sequence ATGAGCAACCACAGGAGCGCCGACGTCCAGGATCGCCTGGTCGCGCCGGCCACCCCCGGTTATCGGTCCTCCCGCAGGGCAGGCGCCTCCCCACCCCCGCCGCCCCCTCCGGAGGAGCCCCGCGGCCGCAGGAGCGGCGACGGCGGACGCAGGAAGCTGAGCGGCCTGGCCTGGACGAGCATCGCGCTGACCGGCCTGATGGTCGCGGGCTCGCTGACCGGCTACACGATCTACCGCAGCGCGCTGGCCGGCTTCGGCCAGAACGACCCGGACACGAAGATCCGCAACCCCAGGCCCGCGAACATCACCGGCGCGCTCAACGTGCTGATCGTCGGCTCCGACACGCGTCACGGCGAGGGCAACGCCAGGTACGGCCAGGCCGCCGCCAGGATCGACTCGGGCAAGCGCACCGACACGATGATCCTCATGCACATCTCCCCCACCAGGGACAAGGCGCAGCTCATCAGCTTCCCCCGCGACTCGATGGTCCAGATCCCGCAGTGCGAGGCCGAGAAGAGCAAGACGGTTCTCCCGGCCACCCGCGACATGATCAACTCGGCCTACAACCGCGGCGGCATCGCCTGCACCATCACCACGATCGAGACGCTGACCAACATTCGCATCGATCACAACGTCGAGGTCGACTTCAACGGCTTCAAGGCCATCGTCGACGAGCTCCATGGCATCGAGGTCTGCCTGAACAGCCCGGTCGACGACAAGAAGGCCAAGCTCAAACTGCCCCGCGGCAGGTCGACGCTGAACGGCGAACAGGCCCTCGGCTACGTCCGCCTGCGCGCCTACGGCAACCACAGCGACCTCGAGCGCATCAAGCGCCAGCAGCTCTTCGCCAGCCAGGTCGTCAAGAAGATCACCACCGGCGGCGTCCTGTCCAATCCGCCCAAGCTGATCGGCCTGATCCAGGCGGCCTCCTCTTCGGTCACCATGGACAAGAAGCTGGCCAACGACCCCAACAAGCTCCTGGAGATCGCCCAGAGCGCCAGGTCGCTGACCGCGAGCAAGGTGCAGTTCTACACGGTTCCCGTCCTACCCGACCCCACCGACCCGAACAGGGTCATCTGGGACCCGGTCCGCGCGCCCAAGCTCTTCGAGGCCATCAGGAACGACACCGCGTTGCCCGAGCCCACGCCCACGGCCAAGAAGTTCGTGCCCAAGGTCGAACAGGTCAAGGTCCAGGTGATCAACGGCACGACCACGCAGGGCAAGGCGGGCGAGGTTGCCCAGCAGCTGACCGAGCTCGGATTCAACGTGGTCGGCACCGGCAACGCCCTGACCCCCGAGGGCACCAGTCAGCCCAAGACCCAGCTGCTGTACGGCAAGCGCGACACCACCGGCCCCGACTACGCCGGCGTGCTCGCCTCGAAGCTGTCGGGCACCAAGCGCCCCTCCACCAAGGGCAAGGTCAAGGTCACCAACCCGGCGGCTTTCACCGGGAGCGGCACCACCCAGACCGTCGCGGACAAGGGCGCCGACAAGACTCCCGTGATCCAGTTGCTGATCGGCGACGACTTCACGGGCGTCCGCACCGAGATCCCCGAGTCCATCAAGGAGACCGGCATCTCCGCCGACACCAAGAACATCTGCGCCTGA
- a CDS encoding glycosyltransferase family 2 protein has protein sequence MEATPYVTIVLPCYNEQDHVLDEVERITKAMDSSGYTYELVAVDDCSTDETLARLEEAAPRFPHMRIRAFHRNGGSGTVRRIGTQEARGEIVVWTDADMTYPNERIPELVQILEKDQTVDQVVGARTTEEGSHKILRVPAKWVIRKIAEKLAGQRIPDLNSGLRAFRKSVAKPYLRLLPPGFSCVTTITLSFLSNQHDVYYLPIEYAKRAGKSKFSFVSDAYRYILQVLRMVMYFNPLKVLMPPALWLVGIGFVKFVYDMVRTPFYIPTNTIMIVLSGMLIGSVALLADLIVRSRGE, from the coding sequence GTGGAAGCTACGCCGTACGTCACGATTGTCCTGCCCTGCTACAACGAGCAGGATCACGTTCTTGACGAGGTCGAACGCATCACCAAGGCGATGGACTCGAGCGGCTACACCTACGAACTGGTGGCCGTCGACGACTGCTCCACCGACGAGACGCTGGCCAGGCTCGAGGAGGCCGCGCCGCGCTTCCCCCACATGCGCATCCGCGCCTTCCACCGCAACGGCGGCTCGGGCACCGTCCGCAGGATCGGCACGCAGGAGGCGCGCGGCGAGATCGTCGTGTGGACCGACGCGGACATGACCTACCCGAACGAGCGCATCCCCGAGCTGGTCCAGATCCTGGAGAAGGACCAGACGGTCGACCAGGTGGTCGGCGCGCGCACCACCGAGGAGGGCTCGCACAAGATCCTCAGGGTGCCCGCCAAGTGGGTGATCCGCAAGATCGCGGAGAAGCTGGCGGGGCAGAGGATCCCCGACCTCAACTCGGGGTTGCGGGCCTTCCGCAAGTCGGTGGCCAAGCCGTACCTCAGGCTGCTGCCGCCCGGGTTCTCGTGCGTCACGACGATCACGCTGTCGTTCCTGTCGAACCAGCACGACGTCTACTACCTGCCGATCGAGTACGCCAAGCGGGCCGGCAAGTCGAAGTTCAGCTTCGTCAGCGACGCCTACCGCTACATCCTGCAGGTGCTGCGGATGGTCATGTACTTCAACCCGCTCAAGGTGCTCATGCCGCCCGCCCTCTGGCTGGTGGGCATCGGGTTCGTCAAGTTCGTCTACGACATGGTGCGCACGCCCTTCTACATCCCGACGAACACCATCATGATCGTGCTGTCCGGCATGCTGATCGGATCGGTGGCGTTGCTCGCCGACCTGATCGTGAGGTCGCGCGGCGAATGA
- a CDS encoding glycosyltransferase family 4 protein, whose translation MRIAIVGPTYPYKGGGAQHTTELAHRLAAQGHDVVIESWKAQYPSFLYPGQQTIDVPEGEPYPKTHRRLDWRRPDGWVAAGRRLRSADLVILAVLSPVQVPAYLGILFGLGRRTRTIALCHNVLPHERKPWDEPLMKALLKRVDGVLTHSEQQAGLARTLTNRPTSTAALPPHLPARSQDRAEGIHHRLLFFGIVRPYKGLDLLLRALPEGVSLTVAGEFWGGLEDTRALIAELGIGDRVELRPGYVAADDVPGLFARADALVLPYRNATASQNVWLGHEHGVPVIATRVGALADNVRDGVDGLLVEPEDVEALRKAIERFYEDPERLRAGVQAVDPEPFWRTYADTLLRA comes from the coding sequence ATGAGGATCGCGATCGTCGGCCCGACCTACCCGTACAAGGGTGGCGGCGCCCAGCACACCACCGAGCTGGCCCATCGCCTGGCCGCGCAGGGCCACGACGTGGTGATCGAGTCGTGGAAGGCGCAGTACCCCTCCTTCCTCTACCCGGGGCAGCAGACGATCGACGTCCCCGAGGGCGAGCCGTACCCGAAGACGCACAGGCGGCTCGACTGGCGCAGGCCCGACGGCTGGGTCGCGGCTGGGCGGCGGCTCAGGAGCGCCGACCTGGTGATCCTGGCGGTGCTCAGCCCGGTGCAGGTCCCCGCCTACCTCGGCATCCTGTTCGGCCTCGGCCGCAGGACCAGGACGATCGCGCTCTGCCACAACGTCCTGCCCCACGAGCGCAAGCCATGGGACGAGCCGCTGATGAAGGCGCTGCTCAAGCGGGTCGACGGCGTGCTGACCCACTCCGAGCAGCAGGCCGGTCTGGCCAGGACACTGACGAACAGGCCGACCAGCACCGCGGCGCTGCCTCCGCACCTGCCCGCCAGGAGCCAGGACAGAGCCGAGGGGATCCACCACAGGCTGCTCTTCTTCGGCATCGTCCGGCCGTACAAGGGGCTCGACCTGTTGCTCAGGGCGCTGCCCGAGGGCGTCTCGCTGACCGTGGCGGGGGAGTTCTGGGGCGGGCTCGAAGACACCAGGGCGCTGATCGCCGAGCTGGGCATCGGCGACCGGGTGGAGCTCCGGCCCGGCTACGTCGCCGCCGACGACGTGCCCGGCCTGTTCGCGCGGGCCGACGCGCTCGTCCTGCCGTACCGGAACGCCACGGCCAGCCAGAACGTGTGGCTCGGCCACGAGCACGGGGTGCCGGTGATCGCCACCAGGGTCGGCGCGCTGGCCGACAACGTCCGCGACGGCGTCGACGGCCTGCTGGTCGAGCCCGAGGACGTCGAGGCGCTGCGCAAGGCGATCGAGCGGTTCTACGAGGATCCCGAGCGGCTGAGGGCGGGCGTCCAGGCCGTCGATCCCGAGCCGTTCTGGCGCACGTACGCCGACACACTCCTTCGAGCCTGA
- a CDS encoding class I SAM-dependent methyltransferase: protein MVKEKQLEYSEFQPAMLDEAKRRRKAAKIIAVLEHFHGPLGGLTVGDVGCSAGFIADELAAAGAAHTLGIDIDVPGLRKAADRFGKRVAFICGDGTALPFPDSSVDVLVFNHIYEHVVDPDAVVAEMHRVLSEDGVLYLGLGNKLGIMEPHYKLPFLSYLPAPLADRYVRAFGRADHYYERFRTRRGLRKMTRAFYVWDYTFPVLATPTAFAGGELFPGLLGRIAQAVLARTPRAVLKLMLPLVPTYLWVATKRPRTPAGAALPQPPERL from the coding sequence GTGGTGAAGGAGAAGCAGCTCGAGTACTCCGAGTTTCAGCCGGCGATGCTCGACGAAGCCAAGCGCAGGCGCAAGGCCGCCAAGATCATCGCAGTCCTCGAGCACTTCCACGGGCCGCTCGGGGGGCTGACCGTGGGCGACGTCGGCTGCTCGGCCGGGTTCATCGCCGACGAGCTCGCCGCCGCCGGCGCGGCGCACACGCTCGGCATCGACATCGACGTGCCGGGCCTGCGCAAGGCCGCGGACCGCTTCGGCAAGCGGGTCGCCTTCATCTGCGGCGACGGCACCGCACTGCCCTTCCCCGACTCCTCCGTCGACGTGCTGGTCTTCAACCACATCTACGAGCACGTCGTCGACCCCGACGCGGTCGTCGCCGAGATGCACCGGGTGCTGTCCGAGGACGGCGTCCTCTACCTGGGCCTGGGCAACAAGCTCGGCATCATGGAGCCGCACTACAAGCTGCCGTTCCTGTCGTACCTGCCCGCCCCGCTCGCCGACCGCTACGTGCGCGCCTTCGGCCGGGCCGACCACTACTACGAGCGCTTCCGCACCAGGCGGGGGCTACGGAAGATGACCCGCGCCTTCTACGTGTGGGACTACACCTTCCCGGTGCTCGCCACGCCCACGGCGTTCGCCGGCGGCGAGCTGTTCCCCGGCCTCCTCGGCAGGATCGCGCAGGCGGTGCTGGCCCGCACGCCGCGGGCCGTGCTCAAGCTGATGCTGCCGCTGGTGCCGACCTACCTGTGGGTGGCCACCAAGCGGCCGCGCACACCCGCGGGGGCCGCGCTGCCGCAGCCGCCGGAGCGGCTGTGA
- a CDS encoding lysylphosphatidylglycerol synthase domain-containing protein: MKKAVRLGFLLVALGFGAWVVASQWDAVVAGFARLTWPMLAGSLVSVVGALLAAMMTWRTLLADLGSPLPLRAAAKVFFVGQLGKYIPGAVWPVLAQMEMGKDLGVPRPRSAAAFFLMMPIQLATGLLVTLVTLGWDRFGWALLLIPVLLVLLEPKVINAVIGFGLRRLRREPLERPLSRRGMLTALAWALAGWSAYGVHLFLLAGDMGATGGLLFAIGAFALTWSLGIMTFVVPAGAGVREAAMVAVMSPVLDRGSAIALALCSRMVIILADLICAAAAGAAARATVDRNPV; encoded by the coding sequence GTGAAGAAGGCGGTACGGCTCGGCTTCCTGCTGGTCGCGCTCGGGTTCGGCGCCTGGGTCGTCGCCTCGCAGTGGGACGCGGTCGTCGCCGGGTTCGCCAGGCTGACCTGGCCGATGCTGGCGGGCTCGCTGGTCTCGGTGGTCGGCGCGCTGCTGGCCGCCATGATGACGTGGCGGACACTTCTGGCCGACCTGGGCTCGCCGCTGCCGCTGCGAGCCGCGGCGAAGGTGTTCTTCGTCGGCCAGCTCGGCAAGTACATCCCCGGCGCGGTGTGGCCGGTCCTCGCCCAGATGGAGATGGGCAAGGACCTCGGCGTGCCGCGCCCGCGCAGCGCGGCGGCCTTCTTCTTGATGATGCCGATCCAGCTGGCCACCGGGCTGCTCGTCACGCTGGTCACGCTCGGCTGGGACCGCTTCGGCTGGGCGCTGCTGCTCATCCCCGTGCTCCTGGTGCTCCTGGAGCCGAAGGTGATCAACGCGGTGATCGGCTTCGGCCTGCGCAGGCTCCGGCGGGAACCACTCGAAAGGCCGCTCAGCCGCAGGGGCATGCTGACGGCGCTGGCGTGGGCGCTGGCCGGCTGGAGCGCCTACGGCGTGCACCTGTTCCTCCTGGCCGGCGACATGGGCGCCACGGGCGGGCTGCTGTTCGCCATCGGCGCGTTCGCGCTGACGTGGTCCCTCGGCATCATGACGTTCGTCGTGCCCGCGGGCGCGGGGGTGCGCGAGGCCGCCATGGTGGCGGTGATGTCGCCGGTCCTCGATCGCGGCTCGGCGATCGCCCTCGCGCTGTGCTCCCGGATGGTGATCATCCTGGCCGATCTGATCTGCGCCGCCGCGGCCGGAGCCGCCGCGAGAGCCACAGTGGACCGCAATCCCGTGTGA
- a CDS encoding glycosyltransferase family 4 protein, with amino-acid sequence MPRVLIDAAAVPADRGALNRYVDGLVGGLHRAGADVSVVCQRADADRYGRLAPSARVVQGPVSITNRSARLAWEQTSLPVIAQRVGAQVIHAPHYSMPLRSGLPTVVTVHDVTWFTEQDQLATVNASFFRSATRTAVRHARRVIVPSKATRDELIRVLSADPTRIDVAYHGVDHGIFHAPSEAESRRVADRLALHGQPYVAFLGALEPRKNVPNLIRGFARAVEHLQDPPALVIVGGIHEDDVDAAVSEVEATVKVVRPGYLSYADLPGFLGGALVVAFPSRGEGFGLPVLEAMACGAPVLTTHRTSLPEVGGDAVAYTEPDPDSIAAALGQLLAAPDRRERLATAGLARAKEFSWDASAQAHLLSYQRAIE; translated from the coding sequence ATGCCTCGAGTGCTCATCGACGCGGCCGCGGTACCCGCCGACCGTGGCGCGCTCAACCGGTATGTCGATGGGCTGGTCGGTGGGCTCCACCGGGCCGGCGCCGATGTGAGTGTGGTCTGCCAGCGGGCGGACGCGGACAGGTACGGCAGGCTCGCCCCCTCGGCGAGGGTGGTGCAGGGGCCTGTGTCCATCACCAACAGATCGGCCAGGCTGGCGTGGGAGCAGACCAGCCTGCCGGTGATCGCCCAGCGCGTGGGCGCGCAGGTGATCCACGCTCCCCACTACTCCATGCCGCTGCGGTCGGGCCTGCCCACCGTGGTGACCGTCCACGACGTCACCTGGTTCACCGAGCAGGACCAGCTCGCCACGGTCAACGCGTCGTTCTTCAGGTCGGCCACCCGCACCGCCGTACGGCACGCGCGGCGGGTGATCGTGCCGTCCAAGGCGACGAGGGACGAGCTGATCAGGGTGCTGTCCGCCGATCCGACCAGGATCGACGTCGCCTACCACGGCGTCGACCACGGGATCTTCCACGCGCCGAGCGAGGCGGAGAGCAGGAGGGTGGCCGACCGGCTGGCCCTGCACGGCCAGCCGTACGTCGCCTTCCTCGGCGCGCTGGAGCCGCGCAAGAACGTGCCGAACCTGATCAGGGGCTTCGCCAGGGCGGTCGAGCACCTCCAGGACCCGCCGGCGCTGGTCATCGTCGGCGGCATCCACGAGGACGACGTCGACGCGGCCGTCAGCGAGGTCGAGGCCACGGTGAAGGTGGTGCGTCCCGGCTACCTGTCCTACGCCGACCTGCCCGGTTTCCTGGGCGGCGCGCTGGTGGTGGCCTTCCCCTCGCGGGGTGAGGGCTTCGGCCTGCCGGTGCTGGAGGCGATGGCCTGCGGCGCCCCCGTGCTGACCACGCACCGCACCTCCCTGCCCGAGGTGGGCGGCGACGCGGTGGCCTACACCGAGCCCGACCCCGACAGCATCGCCGCCGCGCTCGGTCAGCTGCTGGCCGCGCCCGACCGGCGGGAGCGGCTGGCCACGGCGGGTCTCGCGCGGGCCAAGGAGTTCAGCTGGGACGCCTCCGCGCAGGCTCATCTGCTGTCCTATCAACGCGCGATCGAATAG